A genomic segment from uncultured Desulfuromonas sp. encodes:
- a CDS encoding bacteriohemerythrin, producing MAIIIWKSCYETGNATFDAEHRALVNALNDLYEAIREKRGDEALTPLLSTLNLYIRKHFQHEEEAMLKYRFPGMEAHIKAHRAFKNTVNDYQEQVLTGYTGLSSDIYKYLREWLLNHIVRTDGQFGEFLRQKNIYDCGPPVL from the coding sequence GTGGCAATTATTATCTGGAAATCCTGCTACGAAACCGGCAATGCCACTTTTGATGCTGAACATCGTGCCTTGGTCAATGCGCTTAACGATCTGTATGAAGCCATCCGTGAAAAACGCGGTGATGAAGCGTTGACGCCTCTACTGTCGACACTCAATCTCTACATTCGTAAACATTTTCAGCATGAGGAAGAGGCCATGCTGAAATACCGTTTTCCCGGTATGGAAGCCCACATCAAAGCTCATCGCGCGTTTAAAAATACCGTCAATGATTATCAGGAGCAGGTCCTGACCGGTTACACGGGATTGTCGTCCGACATTTATAAATATCTGCGTGAATGGCTGTTGAATCATATCGTCAGGACAGACGGTCAGTTCGGGGAATTTTTACGCCAAAAAAATATCTACGACTGCGGACCACCGGTTCTTTAA
- a CDS encoding bacteriohemerythrin — protein sequence MSIITWKSCYETGIATFDAEHRALVEVVNELYEAMREKRGDEVLGSLLSRLVVYTKKHFQHEEDHMLKHHYPNYDAHLLEHQKLKKTIVEFQEQISTGYTGLSPEVFKFLREWLLNHIVETDMHMGEFLRAHSIYDCGPPAL from the coding sequence ATGTCCATTATTACCTGGAAATCCTGTTACGAAACGGGTATTGCGACCTTCGATGCCGAACACCGGGCACTTGTTGAGGTTGTCAATGAACTCTATGAAGCCATGCGCGAAAAGCGCGGTGATGAGGTGCTTGGCTCGCTGCTCTCGCGCTTGGTGGTTTACACCAAAAAGCACTTTCAGCATGAAGAAGACCACATGCTGAAGCACCACTACCCCAATTACGACGCCCACCTTTTAGAACACCAGAAACTCAAGAAAACCATCGTCGAATTTCAGGAGCAGATCAGTACCGGCTATACAGGCCTGTCACCTGAGGTATTCAAGTTTTTGCGCGAATGGCTGCTCAACCATATCGTTGAAACCGACATGCACATGGGTGAGTTTTTACGCGCCCACAGTATTTACGACTGTGGGCCACCAGCCCTGTAG
- a CDS encoding GNAT family N-acetyltransferase has protein sequence MGKMRIREASFDDLDFLVQLESNSFSCHRKSNRRSLRTSLTSANQQVYLLEKVKNSHQSCAIGSATVFFYKRSLRIYSIAIHPEYRGHGMGDFLLRYIMGVAQLRGFERVTLEADANNAKLIAWYEKFSFCITEKLADYYAPGEPAVRMVNPLRDDVDNAIYTGNVVVVDQVRKWPIAIAGVEIVSARDYLTQERFRNSERYHVLNLCHSYKSHSVGYYVSLLASARNHRIVPLVMAVKDLTNLAIAQSLVEEIDGFIQKRLSAIKEATFELPVVLGKAPDVEFNDLAKKLFTLFEVPFFTVEFCRRGTWKLRQVKRLNLSTIFERYPDILPQAIDRYFQRKRYRRTQLKQHEYDLAILVNPEDPTPPSCPQALEKFRKAAEQVGFFVEFIDKRDYRRLCEFDALFIRETTGIEHHTYRFARHAYTEGLVVLDDPWSILRCSNKIYLYERLARGRIRQPKSWLLTRHTMNETMKKSLSYPLVLKLPESSFSLGVYQVENEKELSDRLKTMYCHSDLVIAQEFLSSSYDWRIGVLDHQPLFACKYFMAEGHWQIYNWQPDNPAHHSGLSESVPLDQVPEAVLKAAVKSSALIGDGLYGVDLKEVNGKVYVIEINDNPNIDVGVEDVLLGDALYRTIMRSFYLRIERERQQPRYVL, from the coding sequence ATGGGAAAAATGCGTATTCGCGAGGCCTCTTTTGACGACCTCGATTTCCTCGTCCAGTTGGAAAGCAACAGCTTTTCCTGTCATCGCAAAAGCAACCGGCGCTCGTTGCGCACCAGCCTGACCAGCGCAAACCAACAGGTTTATCTGCTCGAAAAGGTAAAAAACTCTCACCAGTCGTGTGCCATCGGTTCGGCAACGGTCTTCTTTTACAAGCGTTCTTTGCGCATCTATTCTATCGCCATCCATCCCGAGTATCGCGGCCACGGTATGGGAGATTTTCTGCTGCGCTACATCATGGGAGTGGCTCAATTGCGCGGCTTTGAACGCGTGACACTGGAAGCCGATGCCAACAACGCGAAACTGATTGCCTGGTACGAGAAATTTTCCTTTTGCATCACTGAAAAACTCGCTGACTACTATGCTCCGGGCGAACCGGCAGTGCGCATGGTCAACCCGTTGCGTGATGATGTGGACAATGCCATCTATACCGGCAACGTCGTGGTCGTGGATCAGGTCAGAAAATGGCCGATTGCCATTGCCGGTGTCGAAATCGTTTCGGCGCGCGATTACCTGACTCAGGAACGCTTTCGCAACAGTGAGCGCTATCATGTGCTCAACTTATGCCATTCTTACAAGAGTCATTCCGTCGGCTATTATGTCTCTTTGCTGGCCTCTGCACGCAATCATCGTATTGTTCCACTAGTCATGGCGGTCAAGGATCTGACCAACCTGGCCATCGCACAAAGTCTGGTGGAAGAGATCGACGGCTTTATCCAAAAACGCCTGTCTGCCATCAAAGAAGCAACATTTGAATTGCCGGTCGTTCTCGGCAAGGCGCCGGATGTCGAATTCAACGATCTGGCCAAAAAGTTGTTTACCCTGTTTGAAGTTCCTTTTTTTACGGTTGAATTCTGCCGTCGTGGGACATGGAAACTTCGCCAGGTCAAACGTCTGAATCTGAGTACGATTTTTGAGCGCTACCCGGACATTCTGCCGCAGGCCATTGATCGTTATTTCCAACGCAAACGCTATCGTCGCACACAGCTCAAACAGCATGAATATGATCTGGCCATCCTGGTAAATCCCGAAGACCCGACACCTCCTTCGTGCCCTCAGGCTCTGGAAAAATTTCGTAAGGCGGCCGAGCAGGTCGGGTTCTTTGTCGAATTTATCGATAAACGCGATTATCGCCGCTTGTGCGAATTTGATGCTTTGTTCATTCGCGAGACCACAGGCATTGAACACCACACCTACCGCTTTGCCCGTCATGCTTATACGGAAGGTCTGGTTGTTCTTGATGATCCCTGGTCGATTTTGCGTTGTTCCAACAAAATCTATCTCTATGAGCGGCTGGCACGCGGGCGTATTCGTCAACCCAAGTCATGGCTGTTGACCCGCCACACCATGAACGAGACGATGAAAAAATCCCTGAGCTATCCCCTGGTCCTGAAATTGCCGGAAAGCTCGTTTTCGCTTGGCGTTTATCAGGTTGAGAACGAAAAGGAACTCTCTGATCGGCTCAAGACAATGTACTGCCACAGTGATCTGGTCATTGCCCAGGAATTCCTTTCGTCCAGCTATGACTGGCGGATCGGTGTTCTGGACCATCAGCCGCTGTTTGCCTGCAAATACTTCATGGCAGAAGGGCACTGGCAAATTTATAACTGGCAACCGGACAACCCGGCTCATCATAGCGGTCTTTCTGAATCCGTGCCCCTGGATCAGGTTCCCGAAGCGGTTCTCAAGGCGGCGGTCAAATCCTCCGCGCTGATTGGTGACGGTCTCTACGGCGTGGATCTCAAGGAAGTGAATGGCAAGGTCTATGTCATTGAAATCAATGACAATCCCAATATCGATGTCGGCGTTGAGGATGTGCTGCTGGGCGATGCGCTTTATCGCACCATTATGCGCTCTTTTTATCTGCGGATCGAACGGGAGCGTCAACAGCCGCGCTATGTGCTGTAA
- a CDS encoding SET domain-containing protein, translating into MIHPATTVRPVSPEIGNGVFATEFIPCGTLIVVKDCCDLSLSRSDFFALPEVLRQSLETFMYHDKHGQLVLGWDHAKYMNHSCCSNTMMTDYGVEVVVRDIAEGEEVTSEYGLLNVQDPYDLYCNCVHCRCALRLDDIDRYAPQWDEQILAALQRVELCAQPLWNLLDPQSQHEITSLRQAPELYRSVRGLKWRR; encoded by the coding sequence GTGATTCATCCTGCTACCACGGTCCGCCCGGTCAGTCCTGAAATCGGCAACGGTGTTTTTGCCACGGAGTTCATCCCGTGCGGTACCCTGATCGTCGTCAAGGATTGCTGCGACTTGAGCCTTTCACGGTCAGATTTTTTTGCTCTTCCGGAAGTACTGCGCCAGTCACTCGAAACCTTTATGTATCACGACAAGCATGGACAGCTTGTCCTTGGCTGGGATCATGCCAAATACATGAACCACAGTTGTTGCAGCAACACCATGATGACCGATTACGGTGTTGAGGTTGTCGTGCGCGACATCGCTGAAGGTGAGGAGGTCACCAGTGAATATGGCCTGCTCAACGTGCAGGATCCTTATGATCTGTACTGCAACTGTGTCCATTGCCGATGCGCTTTACGACTGGACGACATTGATCGTTATGCCCCGCAATGGGATGAGCAAATCCTTGCCGCCTTGCAGCGGGTCGAGCTCTGCGCGCAACCGTTATGGAATCTTCTCGATCCGCAGTCTCAGCATGAGATTACCAGCTTGCGCCAGGCCCCGGAGCTTTATCGTTCTGTCAGAGGCTTAAAATGGCGTAGGTGA
- a CDS encoding methyl-accepting chemotaxis protein — protein sequence MSFLRNLKIRTKLICGFSLMIFLLLITGYAGYNSSTHLFGNMQLFYSVELPSMDNLIEADRDLQQLLVAERTLIFAHQQGELQSTLLDDYETNLKQVKERMAKFANLSSSSKAQDLYRQFVAALQEWEPVSRQVVNNVATQPQSAITLSLGEAQEKFEKMRDYIDQSTEVLLSEAKQSELASAAKYRSATLTILITVFAAVLIAVVISWFISNSINKPLSKIVAMLHDMTKGRLDKKLQLETTDEIGLMGRTMDEFVDSMQHDVVRPLQMLANGDLTFNVQPADSEDLLRNAIKKVGEDLNQIFAQLQSAGQQVNAGSLSVSDAAQSLSQGATQSAASMEQINSSMNEIGGKIQQTAKNATRADTLANEARNAADNGNRQMTSMVSAMAEINDAGENIRKIIKVIDEIAFQTNLLALNAAVEAARAGQHGKGFAVVAEEVRNLAARSAKAASETAELIEGSAVKTANGSQIAQTTAESLTGIVESITKVSGLIAEIATASNEQSQGISQINLALGQIDNVIQQTTANAEESAATSEQLSSQAVELQQMLGKFKLAAGEFHHSLPQRKPTFEPQAHSLGWED from the coding sequence ATGTCATTTTTACGCAATCTAAAAATCAGAACGAAGCTGATCTGCGGTTTTTCACTGATGATTTTTCTCCTGCTTATCACCGGCTACGCTGGCTACAACAGCTCGACGCACCTTTTCGGCAATATGCAGCTGTTTTACAGTGTTGAACTACCCAGCATGGACAACCTGATTGAGGCCGATCGAGATCTTCAACAACTTCTGGTCGCTGAACGGACACTGATTTTTGCCCACCAGCAAGGGGAACTGCAAAGCACACTGCTAGACGACTATGAAACCAATTTGAAGCAGGTCAAAGAGCGTATGGCAAAATTTGCCAACCTTTCTTCAAGCTCTAAAGCTCAAGATCTTTATCGTCAGTTTGTCGCAGCACTCCAGGAATGGGAGCCGGTTTCCAGACAGGTGGTGAACAATGTAGCAACCCAGCCGCAGTCAGCGATCACTCTCAGCCTGGGTGAAGCTCAGGAAAAATTTGAAAAAATGCGGGATTATATCGACCAATCTACAGAAGTTCTGCTCAGTGAAGCCAAGCAGTCTGAATTGGCTTCTGCAGCAAAATACCGATCAGCAACACTGACAATTCTCATCACTGTATTCGCTGCCGTGCTGATTGCAGTGGTGATTTCCTGGTTCATATCTAACAGTATCAATAAGCCACTTAGCAAAATCGTTGCAATGTTACATGACATGACTAAAGGCCGCCTCGACAAAAAACTTCAACTGGAAACAACGGATGAAATCGGCCTGATGGGCAGGACCATGGATGAATTTGTCGACAGCATGCAACACGATGTTGTTCGCCCTCTGCAGATGTTGGCAAACGGAGATCTGACGTTCAATGTTCAACCTGCGGACAGCGAGGATCTTTTACGCAATGCCATCAAAAAGGTCGGCGAAGATTTAAACCAGATTTTCGCCCAACTGCAATCTGCAGGACAACAAGTGAATGCCGGCAGTCTCAGCGTCTCTGATGCAGCCCAGTCTCTTTCACAGGGGGCCACTCAATCCGCCGCATCCATGGAACAAATCAACAGCTCCATGAATGAAATTGGCGGAAAAATTCAACAAACGGCTAAAAATGCGACTCGTGCTGACACCCTCGCAAATGAGGCTCGCAATGCAGCGGATAACGGCAATCGCCAAATGACTTCAATGGTGTCGGCTATGGCTGAGATCAATGATGCCGGAGAAAATATCCGTAAAATTATCAAAGTCATTGACGAGATCGCTTTTCAAACCAACCTTCTTGCCTTGAATGCCGCAGTTGAAGCGGCACGGGCAGGTCAACACGGGAAGGGCTTTGCCGTGGTGGCTGAAGAAGTGCGCAACCTGGCCGCACGCAGCGCCAAGGCGGCCAGCGAGACGGCAGAGCTGATAGAAGGTTCCGCCGTTAAAACCGCCAACGGTTCACAGATCGCGCAGACCACTGCGGAATCCCTGACCGGAATTGTCGAATCAATTACGAAGGTATCCGGGCTTATTGCTGAAATCGCAACGGCAAGCAACGAACAATCGCAGGGGATCTCTCAGATCAACCTGGCGCTGGGCCAGATCGACAACGTCATCCAGCAGACAACGGCAAACGCTGAAGAAAGTGCGGCGACTAGCGAGCAACTGTCCAGTCAGGCTGTCGAATTGCAACAAATGTTGGGCAAATTCAAACTGGCGGCCGGTGAATTCCATCACTCTCTGCCTCAACGAAAGCCCACATTCGAACCACAGGCTCACAGCCTTGGCTGGGAGGATTAA
- a CDS encoding FUSC family protein: MIGTLKQNWFSTHRGQLIFALRSTVAALCGYLLALALQLECPYWAAMTALIVIQPTRGLLFEKSLYRLVGTATGALVGLAVLTTTQSPLLLTLTLSLWIGICVGVGNLLFSMRSYACMMAGMTATIVAMSGFLNLPHLEAIAFGRIGDVLIGIVAATLITALFTPRQSRDEIACRLETATAKTIFWLAFVLKKGRSGQIMEEEQDLLIEIAEIEGQLEAIGAGSLRFKPQKRRYQQLIASLLSLLSLGRNVASSLHQAEPAAQHDSQWRNRLEQHLFQVATKISRSETIHCLDDLKATITEINAQSSRIGTMLDNVVQALHEVLSHSGYIQTMVSADAVTRRTLCRNGHEALRAALRAMIAIAAIGLVWTIFDWRQGPMMLMAMSIMLSIFSSKEHPVSFVGQIFIGAAIGSALAVGYRLLILPDIHQAVVAGLVLTPMIFLGTYAMSCRRTAIGATDATLFFIFICQPGTPVTVVPAEIILAALAMVLGVGSAWLSYRFLVPVTPLSRLRTLLEATHRDLALLPITEDRLRCDRLQARIHHRVIRMVALANQYDDRNHRILVEAALAALAASTCQECSGNNSPGILTAESALATPREQAFALFQTTVCQWFKQHQFTSS; encoded by the coding sequence ATGATCGGAACGTTAAAACAAAATTGGTTTTCAACACATCGCGGCCAGCTGATATTTGCCTTGCGCAGCACGGTCGCAGCCCTTTGCGGCTACCTGCTGGCCTTGGCACTTCAGCTGGAATGTCCCTACTGGGCAGCGATGACGGCCTTGATCGTCATTCAGCCGACACGCGGCCTGCTGTTTGAAAAAAGTCTCTATCGACTGGTGGGCACCGCAACCGGGGCTCTGGTCGGACTGGCCGTACTGACAACAACCCAGTCTCCGTTACTGCTCACACTTACCCTCTCGCTGTGGATCGGCATTTGTGTCGGTGTTGGCAACCTGTTGTTCAGCATGCGTTCTTACGCCTGCATGATGGCGGGGATGACGGCGACCATTGTCGCGATGAGTGGTTTTCTTAATCTGCCCCATCTCGAAGCGATCGCCTTCGGCCGTATCGGTGATGTTTTGATCGGTATTGTTGCCGCGACGCTGATTACTGCCCTGTTTACTCCTCGCCAGTCACGCGATGAGATCGCCTGTCGCCTTGAGACAGCCACGGCCAAGACTATTTTCTGGTTGGCGTTTGTGCTTAAAAAAGGGCGAAGTGGCCAGATCATGGAGGAGGAACAGGACCTTCTCATTGAGATTGCCGAGATTGAGGGCCAGCTGGAAGCAATTGGTGCCGGTTCTTTGCGCTTCAAGCCGCAGAAACGGCGCTATCAACAGCTGATCGCGTCACTGTTATCGCTTCTTTCGCTTGGTAGAAATGTCGCGTCATCGCTGCATCAGGCTGAGCCTGCTGCACAGCACGACAGTCAGTGGCGCAACCGGCTGGAACAACACCTTTTCCAGGTTGCGACGAAAATTTCCCGCTCTGAAACGATTCACTGTCTGGATGACCTGAAAGCAACGATCACAGAGATCAATGCCCAGTCATCCAGGATTGGCACGATGCTTGACAATGTGGTGCAGGCATTACATGAGGTTCTCAGCCATTCCGGCTATATCCAAACCATGGTTTCGGCTGACGCCGTGACCCGCCGCACTCTTTGCCGTAATGGCCATGAAGCACTGCGAGCCGCTCTTCGCGCGATGATCGCCATCGCTGCCATTGGCCTGGTCTGGACAATTTTCGACTGGCGTCAGGGGCCCATGATGTTGATGGCCATGAGTATCATGCTGAGCATCTTCTCCAGCAAAGAGCATCCCGTGTCGTTTGTCGGTCAGATCTTCATTGGCGCGGCGATCGGTTCGGCACTTGCCGTCGGCTATCGCTTATTGATTCTGCCAGACATCCATCAGGCCGTCGTTGCCGGGCTGGTGCTAACCCCGATGATTTTTCTTGGCACTTATGCCATGTCGTGTCGCCGCACCGCCATCGGCGCCACCGATGCCACCCTCTTTTTTATCTTTATCTGCCAGCCTGGCACCCCGGTGACGGTTGTACCCGCCGAAATCATTCTGGCTGCTCTCGCCATGGTACTGGGAGTCGGCAGCGCCTGGCTGAGTTATCGCTTTCTCGTTCCGGTCACCCCGTTGTCGCGATTACGGACCTTACTCGAGGCCACCCATCGTGATCTGGCGCTGTTGCCGATAACAGAGGATCGTTTACGCTGCGACCGACTTCAGGCCCGCATTCACCATCGAGTCATCCGTATGGTCGCTCTGGCCAACCAATACGATGATCGCAATCACAGAATTTTGGTCGAAGCAGCTCTCGCGGCATTGGCCGCCAGCACCTGTCAGGAATGTTCCGGTAACAATTCGCCAGGCATCCTGACTGCAGAATCCGCACTGGCAACGCCGCGTGAGCAAGCTTTCGCTTTGTTTCAAACGACGGTCTGTCAATGGTTCAAACAGCATCAGTTCACGTCAAGCTGA
- a CDS encoding MarR family transcriptional regulator, which yields MKKPLCQSDREILLFRLGVITRHWRQILDQVIESSGLTEATWRPLFHLHLLGDGTRQKDLAESLGIKGPSIVRLLDALLAKGLIRRHEDLHDRRAKQLFLTEQGQKLVTQIHTIILDQESTLLHMFTDDEIATVMSFIERLEQAVTDRETS from the coding sequence ATGAAAAAACCACTCTGCCAATCTGACCGTGAAATCCTCTTGTTCCGCCTGGGTGTCATAACACGCCATTGGCGGCAAATCCTTGACCAAGTCATTGAATCCAGTGGCTTAACCGAAGCCACCTGGCGTCCCTTGTTCCATCTGCACCTGCTTGGTGACGGAACCCGACAAAAAGATCTGGCCGAATCGTTGGGCATCAAAGGTCCATCCATTGTCCGCCTGCTTGATGCTCTGCTGGCTAAAGGCTTGATCCGGCGCCATGAAGACCTCCATGACCGGCGGGCTAAACAGCTGTTTCTCACTGAGCAAGGGCAGAAGCTGGTCACTCAGATTCATACGATTATTCTCGACCAGGAAAGCACTCTTCTCCACATGTTCACCGACGACGAAATTGCGACGGTCATGTCCTTTATTGAGCGACTGGAACAGGCTGTCACAGACCGAGAAACGTCATGA